A single window of Modestobacter italicus DNA harbors:
- a CDS encoding thiolase family protein: protein MSSAERRPRQLREVVFVDGVRTPFGKAGPTGIYAETRADDLVVRCIRELMRRNPALPPERVDEVAIAATTQIGDQGLTIGRTAALLAGLPKSVPGYAIDRMCAGAMTAVTTTASGIAFGAYDVAIAGGVEHMGHHPMGEGVDPNPRFVSEKIVDGSALVMGSTAENLHDRFPHLTKERADAFAVASQQRYAKAVANGQIGPELVPVATRSAEHGWGLATVDEPPRPGTTLEGLATLKTPFRPHGHVTAGNAAGLNDGATGCLVAAEDVARELGLDVGMRLVGYGFAGVEPEVMGVGPIPSTEKALASTGLSIDDIGLFELNEAFAVQVLAFLDHYGIADDDERVNPWGGAIAVGHPLASSGIRLMTQLSRQFAERPDVRYGLTAMCIGIGMGGTVIWENPNWEGAAA, encoded by the coding sequence GTGTCATCTGCAGAGCGGCGGCCACGCCAGCTGCGCGAGGTCGTCTTCGTCGACGGCGTCCGCACCCCCTTCGGCAAGGCCGGCCCCACGGGCATCTACGCCGAGACGCGCGCCGACGACCTCGTCGTCCGCTGCATCCGCGAGCTGATGCGCCGCAACCCGGCGCTGCCGCCCGAGCGGGTCGACGAGGTGGCCATCGCCGCCACCACCCAGATCGGCGACCAGGGGCTGACCATCGGCCGCACCGCCGCGCTGCTGGCCGGGCTGCCGAAGTCGGTGCCGGGGTACGCCATCGACCGGATGTGCGCCGGCGCCATGACCGCGGTGACCACCACCGCCAGCGGCATCGCCTTCGGTGCCTACGACGTGGCGATCGCCGGCGGCGTGGAGCACATGGGCCACCACCCGATGGGCGAGGGCGTCGACCCCAACCCGCGCTTCGTCAGCGAGAAGATCGTCGACGGCTCCGCGCTGGTCATGGGCTCGACCGCGGAGAACCTGCACGACCGGTTCCCGCACCTGACCAAGGAGCGGGCCGACGCGTTCGCCGTCGCCAGCCAGCAGCGGTACGCGAAGGCGGTCGCCAACGGGCAGATCGGCCCGGAGCTCGTCCCGGTCGCCACCCGCTCGGCCGAGCACGGCTGGGGCCTGGCCACCGTCGACGAGCCGCCGCGACCGGGCACCACCCTGGAGGGCCTGGCCACCCTCAAGACGCCGTTCCGCCCGCACGGGCACGTCACCGCCGGCAACGCCGCGGGGCTCAACGACGGCGCGACCGGCTGCCTGGTGGCCGCCGAGGACGTGGCCCGCGAGCTCGGCCTGGACGTCGGCATGCGGCTGGTCGGCTACGGCTTCGCCGGCGTCGAGCCCGAGGTCATGGGCGTCGGCCCGATCCCCTCGACGGAGAAGGCGCTGGCCAGCACCGGCCTGTCCATCGACGACATCGGGCTGTTCGAGCTCAACGAGGCCTTCGCCGTCCAGGTGCTGGCCTTCCTGGACCACTACGGCATCGCCGACGACGACGAGCGGGTCAACCCGTGGGGCGGCGCCATCGCCGTCGGGCACCCGCTGGCCTCCTCGGGCATCCGGCTGATGACCCAGCTGTCCCGGCAGTTCGCCGAGCGGCCCGACGTCCGCTACGGGCTGACCGCCATGTGCATCGGCATCGGCATGGGCGGCACCGTGATCTGGGAGAACCCGAACTGGGAAGGGGCTGCGGCATGA
- a CDS encoding 3-hydroxyacyl-CoA dehydrogenase NAD-binding domain-containing protein, protein MTAVFADEVVTTARVRYLRVPGLTGELALVTIDNGHDHTRPSTFGPAGLASLDAALDEVEARTPAPAAIAVTGKPFVFAVGADLSGVPAITSAEDAREIAETGHRVFRRLKDSPVPTFAFVNGAAMGGGLELALHCRYRTIASTAVVAFPEVFLGLVPGWGGTQLLPELIGIDAAVGVIVENALAQNKVTPGPRAGQLGIADAVFEPADFLERSLEWAVGVLSGEVAVRRPELDRSGWDDAIARARGIVAARTRNASPGALRAVELLDLARAGDAGFTAGTAAEDDALTELLMSDELRAGLYAFDLVNRRAKRPAGAPDKSLARKVTKVGVVGAGLMASQLALLLVRRLEVPVVLTDVDQARVDKGVGYVHGELQKLAGRGRLSPDALNRLTGLVSGSLSKDAFADADLVIEAVFEELSVKQQVFAEVEAVVSAECVLATNTSALSVAEMASKLQHPERVVGLHFFNPVAVLPLLEVVRAGQTDDATLATAFAVGRQLGKSCVLVADAPAFVVNRLLTRFLGEVTAAVDAGTPVAVAETALDPLGLPMTPFELLSLVGPPVALHVAERMHEAFPDRFGVGEGLRRMVELGKVSVFAEPGVIDPDLAGLDSGDAPLTAEKLRARAERALAEEIGLMLDEGVVQAVQDIDLAMLLGAGWPFWLGGISAYLDRTGVSETVTGRRFLPRGVASLPA, encoded by the coding sequence ATGACCGCCGTGTTCGCCGACGAGGTCGTCACCACCGCGAGGGTCCGGTACCTGCGGGTGCCCGGGCTGACCGGTGAGCTGGCGCTGGTCACCATCGACAACGGGCACGACCACACCCGGCCGTCGACGTTCGGCCCCGCCGGGCTCGCCTCGCTGGACGCCGCGCTGGACGAGGTCGAGGCCCGCACCCCGGCGCCCGCGGCGATCGCGGTGACCGGCAAGCCGTTCGTCTTCGCCGTCGGCGCGGACCTGTCCGGCGTCCCGGCGATCACCTCGGCCGAGGACGCCCGCGAGATCGCCGAGACCGGGCACCGGGTGTTCCGCCGGCTCAAGGACTCCCCCGTCCCGACCTTCGCCTTCGTCAACGGCGCGGCCATGGGCGGCGGCCTGGAGCTGGCGCTGCACTGCCGGTACCGGACGATCGCGTCGACCGCGGTCGTGGCGTTCCCCGAGGTCTTCCTCGGCCTGGTGCCCGGCTGGGGCGGCACCCAGCTGCTGCCGGAGCTGATCGGCATCGACGCCGCGGTCGGCGTCATCGTGGAGAACGCGCTGGCCCAGAACAAGGTCACCCCGGGGCCGAGGGCGGGGCAGCTCGGCATCGCCGACGCGGTGTTCGAGCCGGCCGACTTCCTGGAGCGGTCGCTGGAGTGGGCCGTGGGCGTGCTGAGCGGCGAGGTCGCCGTCCGCCGTCCGGAGCTCGACCGGTCCGGCTGGGACGACGCGATCGCGCGGGCCCGCGGGATCGTCGCCGCCCGCACCCGCAACGCCTCCCCCGGCGCGCTGCGTGCGGTCGAGCTGCTCGACCTGGCCCGCGCCGGCGACGCCGGGTTCACCGCGGGGACCGCCGCCGAGGACGACGCGCTGACCGAGCTGCTGATGAGCGACGAGCTGCGGGCCGGGCTCTACGCCTTCGACCTGGTGAACCGACGGGCCAAGCGCCCGGCCGGCGCCCCGGACAAGAGCCTGGCCCGGAAGGTCACCAAGGTCGGCGTCGTCGGCGCCGGGCTGATGGCCTCCCAGCTGGCCCTGCTGCTCGTGCGCCGGCTCGAGGTGCCCGTCGTGCTCACCGACGTCGACCAGGCGCGGGTGGACAAGGGCGTCGGCTACGTGCACGGCGAGCTGCAGAAGCTGGCCGGCCGCGGGCGGCTCTCCCCCGACGCGCTCAACCGGCTCACCGGCCTGGTCAGCGGCTCGCTGTCCAAGGACGCCTTCGCCGACGCCGACCTCGTGATCGAGGCGGTGTTCGAGGAGCTGTCGGTCAAGCAGCAGGTGTTCGCCGAGGTCGAGGCGGTGGTCTCCGCCGAGTGCGTGCTGGCCACCAACACCTCGGCGCTGTCGGTGGCCGAGATGGCCTCGAAGCTGCAGCACCCCGAGCGGGTGGTCGGGCTGCACTTCTTCAACCCGGTGGCCGTGCTGCCGCTGCTGGAGGTGGTGCGCGCCGGGCAGACCGACGACGCGACGCTGGCCACGGCCTTCGCGGTCGGCAGGCAGCTGGGCAAGTCGTGCGTGCTGGTGGCCGACGCCCCGGCGTTCGTGGTCAACCGACTGCTCACCCGCTTCCTCGGCGAGGTCACCGCCGCGGTCGACGCGGGCACCCCGGTCGCCGTCGCGGAGACGGCGCTGGACCCGCTCGGCCTGCCGATGACGCCGTTCGAGCTGCTGTCGCTGGTCGGCCCGCCGGTCGCGCTGCACGTGGCCGAGCGGATGCACGAGGCGTTCCCCGACCGCTTCGGCGTCGGTGAGGGCCTGCGGCGGATGGTCGAGCTCGGCAAGGTCTCGGTGTTCGCCGAGCCGGGTGTGATCGACCCCGACCTGGCCGGCCTCGACAGCGGCGACGCGCCGCTCACCGCCGAGAAGCTGAGGGCCCGGGCCGAGCGGGCGCTGGCCGAGGAGATCGGGCTGATGCTCGACGAGGGGGTCGTGCAGGCGGTGCAGGACATCGACCTGGCCATGCTGCTGGGGGCCGGCTGGCCGTTCTGGCTCGGCGGCATCTCCGCCTACCTGGACCGGACCGGGGTGTCCGAGACGGTCACCGGCCGGCGGTTCCTCCCCCGCGGGGTGGCCTCGCTCCCCGCGTGA
- a CDS encoding thiamine-binding protein, protein MVIAEIQVAPSPPGTPDDPHAYVEAAIGVIQGSGLRCEVGALGTTLEGDADAVWATLRAAHEAMMAAGATGGISHLKVATVARTMDSLTAKFR, encoded by the coding sequence ATGGTGATCGCCGAGATCCAGGTGGCGCCCTCACCGCCGGGAACCCCTGACGACCCGCACGCCTACGTCGAGGCCGCCATCGGGGTCATCCAGGGCTCCGGTCTCCGCTGCGAGGTCGGCGCGCTGGGCACGACCCTCGAGGGGGACGCGGACGCCGTCTGGGCGACCCTGCGCGCCGCGCACGAGGCGATGATGGCCGCGGGCGCGACCGGCGGCATCTCGCACCTGAAGGTCGCCACCGTTGCCCGCACGATGGACAGCCTCACCGCCAAGTTCCGCTGA